The following proteins come from a genomic window of Candidatus Eisenbacteria bacterium:
- a CDS encoding AAA family ATPase, with protein DAVAATRLATEALLIATRIGDQCEVGANLRLMGEAAWESGRREAALDLLRKSSQTLAATPDLLKGTTSRIRLASALVEESSLRGTDGVSCAQEAVDTLEPLWEKIQKHDLMSVVSEFVEIHARALVAAGNYEGALRVLDRGIGMLEAQGRVDTVSRLAALKIELGENQAEFVLSTSEEFQILQEFTPLDMGSNGGGGGTQRLLQHAAARLKVERALVAVGPGFERLRIETSIGIDRPTGMLKALDPVFRAFAAGRKIWLSGHGASLLSESHISDSWQPSGAVVALRLRPGEDLWGVLVAERQGSEPFATRDLRMLSLFGSLLCVAIEARRHTIEEVSDGDVEHESDPFCDFLTVDQATKQTLSLLRRVADSDASILLTGETGTGKGLVAQCIHRASRRDGKPFIQVNCAALPEQLLESELFGHVQGAFTGAVRNKRGLIEEAEGGTLFLDEVDRCHRSVQAKLLHLLDRKEYRPVGGVKPRTADVRFLCATNTDLVAAIRSGEFLEDLYYRLNDFQFAIPPLRERREDIPILVRRFLGRITREMDRTVGGMTREAMQRLMDHEWRGNVRELEKCMRRVVVLCEEGGLIGTDLLPQEIRGSDPLARDAATLKEAVARLESDLILRTLTETSWNKSETSRRLRLSYPALLEKIRRYRLAKPSIRKK; from the coding sequence CGACGCGGTTGCGGCCACCCGCCTCGCGACGGAAGCCTTGCTGATCGCCACGCGGATCGGCGATCAGTGCGAGGTGGGCGCCAACCTCCGTCTGATGGGGGAGGCGGCGTGGGAATCGGGCCGGCGTGAAGCGGCGCTCGATCTCCTGCGGAAGTCGTCGCAGACTCTCGCAGCGACCCCCGATCTGCTGAAGGGGACCACGAGTCGGATCCGTTTGGCGTCCGCGCTCGTGGAGGAGAGTTCTCTCCGCGGGACCGACGGGGTCTCGTGCGCCCAGGAAGCCGTCGATACCCTCGAGCCGCTCTGGGAGAAGATCCAGAAGCACGATCTGATGTCCGTCGTCTCCGAGTTCGTCGAGATCCACGCGCGCGCGCTCGTCGCGGCCGGCAACTACGAGGGGGCGCTCCGCGTGTTGGATCGCGGGATCGGGATGCTCGAAGCCCAGGGACGCGTCGACACGGTCTCTCGCCTCGCCGCCCTGAAGATCGAGCTGGGGGAGAACCAGGCCGAGTTCGTCCTCTCCACCAGCGAGGAGTTCCAGATCCTCCAGGAGTTCACGCCGCTCGACATGGGGAGCAACGGCGGCGGCGGCGGGACCCAGAGGCTTCTCCAGCATGCGGCCGCTCGACTGAAGGTCGAGCGGGCGCTGGTGGCCGTGGGACCCGGCTTCGAGAGGCTTCGCATCGAGACTTCCATCGGCATCGATAGGCCCACGGGCATGCTGAAGGCTCTGGATCCGGTCTTCCGGGCCTTCGCGGCCGGTCGAAAGATCTGGCTCTCGGGGCATGGGGCGAGCCTCCTCTCCGAATCCCACATCTCCGACTCCTGGCAGCCGAGCGGGGCCGTCGTGGCTCTCCGGTTGCGTCCCGGCGAGGATCTGTGGGGCGTCCTCGTGGCGGAACGCCAGGGATCGGAGCCGTTCGCGACTCGCGATCTGCGGATGCTCTCTCTCTTCGGGAGCCTCCTCTGCGTGGCGATCGAGGCGAGGCGGCACACGATCGAGGAGGTCTCGGACGGGGACGTGGAGCATGAGAGCGACCCGTTCTGCGACTTCCTCACAGTCGATCAGGCCACCAAGCAGACCCTCTCGCTCCTGCGGCGTGTGGCGGACAGCGATGCGAGCATCCTCTTGACCGGCGAGACCGGCACGGGCAAGGGCCTCGTCGCCCAGTGCATCCACCGCGCGAGCCGGCGGGATGGCAAGCCCTTCATCCAGGTCAACTGCGCCGCCCTTCCGGAGCAGCTCCTCGAGAGCGAGCTCTTCGGCCACGTGCAGGGCGCTTTCACTGGAGCGGTGAGAAACAAGCGGGGCCTCATCGAAGAGGCCGAGGGCGGGACCCTCTTTCTGGACGAGGTCGACAGGTGCCATCGCAGCGTCCAGGCGAAGCTCCTCCACCTGCTCGACCGCAAGGAGTACCGCCCGGTCGGCGGGGTCAAGCCGCGGACCGCAGACGTCAGGTTCCTTTGCGCGACCAACACCGATCTGGTGGCCGCGATCCGCTCGGGGGAGTTCCTGGAAGACCTCTACTACAGGCTCAACGACTTCCAGTTCGCCATCCCGCCGCTCCGCGAGAGGCGCGAGGACATCCCGATCCTCGTTCGCCGATTCCTCGGCAGGATCACGCGGGAAATGGACCGCACCGTTGGGGGTATGACCCGCGAGGCGATGCAGCGCCTGATGGACCACGAGTGGCGCGGCAATGTGCGCGAGCTTGAGAAGTGCATGCGCCGGGTCGTGGTGCTCTGCGAGGAAGGCGGCCTGATCGGGACGGATCTCCTACCGCAGGAGATCCGGGGATCCGATCCGCTCGCGAGGGACGCGGCGACGCTCAAGGAGGCGGTGGCGCGCCTGGAGTCGGATCTGATCCTGCGAACCCTGACCGAGACCTCATGGAACAAGTCCGAGACGAGTCGCCGGCTGCGGCTCAGCTACCCGGCGCTCCTGGAGAAGATCCGCAGGTATCGCCTGGCCAAGCCTTCGATTCGAAAGAAGTAG